A stretch of Oncorhynchus mykiss isolate Arlee chromosome 12, USDA_OmykA_1.1, whole genome shotgun sequence DNA encodes these proteins:
- the LOC110538367 gene encoding phosphomannomutase 1 isoform X2 produces MDESNGSSKRTILCLFDVDGTLTPPREKIDPTLDEFFQSLRRKVKIGIVGGSDYSKIAEQLGEGDEVIQKFDYVFAENGTVQYKDGKLLSKQAIQNQIGEELLQDLINFCLSYMGLIKLPKKRGTFIEFRNGMLNISPIGRSCTLEERIEFSEIDKREKIREKFVAALQEEFAGKGLRFTRGGLISFDVFPEGWDKRLCLDVLEGEGLDAIYFFGNETSSGGNDYEIFNDPRTIGFTVYSPEDTARHCREIFFKAPANES; encoded by the exons ATGGATGAATCAAACGGTTCTTCAAAAAGGACTATTCTGTGTTTATTTGACGTGGACGGCACTCTTACCCCACCGAGAGAG AAAATTGACCCTACACTGGATGAGTTTTTCCAGTCTCTGCGCAGGAAAGTGAAGATCGGCATAGTGGGTGGATCAGACTACTCAAAGATCGCAGAGCAACTGGGTGAGGGAGATGAAG TGATACAGAAGTTTGACTATGTGTTTGCTGAGAATGGCACGGTGCAGTACAAAGATGGGAAGCTCCTTTCCAAACAG GCCATCCAGAACCAGATAGGAGAGGAACTACTGCAGGACCTCATTAACTTCTGTCTCAGCTACATGGGGCTGATCAAGCTGCCCAAGAAAAG GGGCACCTTTATCGAATTCCGCAACGGAATGCTGAACATCTCCCCCATTGGCCGGAGCTGCACACTTGAGGAGCGAATCGAATTCTCTGAAATTGACAAG agagagaaaatccGGGAGAAGTTTGTTGCGGCCCTGCAGGAGGAGTTTGCTGGGAAGGGTCTAAGATTTACTAGAG GTGGTCTCATCAGTTTTGACGTGTTCCCTGAAGGCTGGGACAAGAGGCTCTGTCTGGACGTGCTGGAGGGGGAGGGCCTGGACGCTATCTACTTCTTTGGCAACGAGACGTCGTCT GGGGGAAACGACTATGAGATCTTCAACGACCCGCGCACCATTGGTTTCACAGTATACTCACCAGAGGACACAGCCAGGCACTGTCGAGAGATTTTCTTCAAAGCTCCCGCCAATGAGTCGTGA
- the LOC110538367 gene encoding phosphomannomutase 1 isoform X1 yields MDESNGSSKRTILCLFDVDGTLTPPREKIDPTLDEFFQSLRRKVKIGIVGGSDYSKIAEQLGEGDEVIQKFDYVFAENGTVQYKDGKLLSKQAIQNQIGEELLQDLINFCLSYMGLIKLPKKRLMPYSALRGTFIEFRNGMLNISPIGRSCTLEERIEFSEIDKREKIREKFVAALQEEFAGKGLRFTRGGLISFDVFPEGWDKRLCLDVLEGEGLDAIYFFGNETSSGGNDYEIFNDPRTIGFTVYSPEDTARHCREIFFKAPANES; encoded by the exons ATGGATGAATCAAACGGTTCTTCAAAAAGGACTATTCTGTGTTTATTTGACGTGGACGGCACTCTTACCCCACCGAGAGAG AAAATTGACCCTACACTGGATGAGTTTTTCCAGTCTCTGCGCAGGAAAGTGAAGATCGGCATAGTGGGTGGATCAGACTACTCAAAGATCGCAGAGCAACTGGGTGAGGGAGATGAAG TGATACAGAAGTTTGACTATGTGTTTGCTGAGAATGGCACGGTGCAGTACAAAGATGGGAAGCTCCTTTCCAAACAG GCCATCCAGAACCAGATAGGAGAGGAACTACTGCAGGACCTCATTAACTTCTGTCTCAGCTACATGGGGCTGATCAAGCTGCCCAAGAAAAG ATTAATGCCCTATTCTGCCCTCAGGGGCACCTTTATCGAATTCCGCAACGGAATGCTGAACATCTCCCCCATTGGCCGGAGCTGCACACTTGAGGAGCGAATCGAATTCTCTGAAATTGACAAG agagagaaaatccGGGAGAAGTTTGTTGCGGCCCTGCAGGAGGAGTTTGCTGGGAAGGGTCTAAGATTTACTAGAG GTGGTCTCATCAGTTTTGACGTGTTCCCTGAAGGCTGGGACAAGAGGCTCTGTCTGGACGTGCTGGAGGGGGAGGGCCTGGACGCTATCTACTTCTTTGGCAACGAGACGTCGTCT GGGGGAAACGACTATGAGATCTTCAACGACCCGCGCACCATTGGTTTCACAGTATACTCACCAGAGGACACAGCCAGGCACTGTCGAGAGATTTTCTTCAAAGCTCCCGCCAATGAGTCGTGA
- the LOC110538365 gene encoding heat-stable enterotoxin receptor isoform X1 has product MLNSHCFLCVGVLFVALVESRMLDKCMKSKPKYTMNVVLLEDQTSDWSLRFVKVAVLQAIEADRQLNMAAGLNTNLTANFNGFNTTLYKRRGCGSSTCEGVEILKSLHTKGEVGCAMLGPSCTFATFFMVDVEIGLTLTIPIISAGSFGLSCDYKANLSRLLPPARKISNFFVHFWNFTRHGLKMHWGRAYVYKKADQTEDCFWYINALEAPSVQFAMSILREMLRSKKELKKAIQSENRHSNVFILCGTPDDITTIKNETTIPPEIVFILIDIYNHGYHTNMTANPSMDNVLVLTLPERQYNNTVVYNSTKLNDYVAGYHDGVLLFGHVLRQRLTSELRGRATQPTTTELTDVNPFRNVSFQGMGGHYVLDENGDRDVNFSVIYTSTIDKQYKTLFVFDTSINETRVEDNTPSLPWPGSQLPDDKPINPNDLKTKDIIVIVLSVSVVVVTAIALIFYRQNMKERQNQKRWSHISPDLITPLDGKELSLVSLKIDEDNRKDSCYQIHRARYDKKPVILKELQHTDGNFSEIQRIELNTLLRIDYYNLTKFYGTVKFEYGLFGVFEFCERGSLRYVLNDTISYPEKTFMDLEFKISVMYDIAKGMSYLHSSNIEVHGRLKSSNCVVDNRMVVKITDFGCNTILNPCKDLWTAPEHLRKQGISQKGDVYSFAIIAQEIILRKNPFFTQACSDIAEKLYMVQYPSQTGFFRPDLNFETAAENEAELHMLIKNCWEEDPDRRPDFKKIEGSLGKIFSNLHNQANESYMDNLIRRLQMYSRNLEHLVEERTSLYKAERDRADRLNFLLLPAPVVRSLKETGSVEPELFDEVTVYFSDIVGFTTLCQYSTPMEVVDMLNDIYKNFDRILDHHDVYKVETIGDAYMVASGLPRRNGNRHAVDIAHMALDILAFVGTFQLQHLPGIPLWIRIGVHSGPCAAGVVGNKMPRYCLFGDTVNTASRMESTGLPLRIHVSQSTINILQRTDCKFEYEQRGETFLKGKGNEMTYWLTGVTGTEYNLPTPPTAENFQRLQQDLSEMIVSSLENRGPGTNGMEKRKTLSTRVRRRETNGSQEDGLPEYLHLAITDIPSTYL; this is encoded by the exons ATGCTGAATTCACATTGTTTTCTTTGCGTGGGAGTCTTATTTGTGGCTCTTGTTGAGAGCCGAATGCTGGACAAGTGCATGAAATCCAAACCCAAATACACCATGAACGTTGTACTTTTGGAGGATCAAACCTCAGACTGGAGCCTCAGGTTTGTAAAGGTTGCAGTGTTGCAAGCAATTGAAGCGGACAGGCAACTGAACATGGCAGCAG GTTTGAACACCAATTTAACGGCCAATTTCAATGGGTTTAACACCACGCTGTACAAACGAAGGGGCTGTGGGAGCAGCACCTGTGAGGGAGTGGAGATACTCAAGTCCCTGCAT ACTAAAGGTGAGGTGGGATGTGCCATGCTGGGACCCTCCTGTACATTTGCCACTTTCTTTATGGTGGA CGTGGAGATAGGCCTGACCCTGACTATCCCCATCATCTCCGCCGGGAGCTTCGGTCTGTCCTGTGACTACAAGGCCAACCTGTCCCGCCTGCTGCCCCCGGCACGCAAGATCTCCAACTTCTTTGTCCACTTCTGGAACTTCACCAGACATGGTCTGAAGATGCACTGGGGGAGGGCTTATGTCTACAAGAAGGCAGACCAAACTGAAGACTGTTTTTG GTACATCAATGCTCTGGAGGCACCCTCGGTCCAGTTTGCTATGTCAATCTTAAGAGAGATGCTACGCAGCAAGAAAGAGCTAAAGAAAGCTATTCAGTCTGAAAACAGACACAGCAACG TATTTATTCTCTGTGGAACCCCAGATGACATCACCACTATAAAGAACGAAACAACGATTCCCCCAGAAATTGTCTTCATCCTCATCGATATCTATAA CCATGGGTATCACACTAACATGACTGCCAACCCAAGCATGGACAATGTTCTGGTGCTCACCTTGCCTGAgagacaatacaacaacacagtagTTTACAACAGCACG AAGTTAAATGACTATGTGGCGGGGTACCATGACGGTGTGTTGCTCTTTGGCCATGTGCTGAGGCAGAggttgaccagtgagctgagaggcAGAGCAACACAGCCCACCACCACAGAGCTCACCGATGTAAACCCCTTCAGGAATGTCTCTTTTCAAG gtaTGGGGGGACACTACGTGCTggatgagaatggggacagggACGTGAACTTCTCTGTGATTTACACATCCACCATCGATAAACAG TACAAAACTCTGTTTGTGTTTGATACTTCCATAAATGAGACCAGAGTGGAGGACAACACCCCCTCACTGCCCTGGCCCGGGTCCCAACTGCCAGATGACAAGCCAATCAACCCTAACG ATCTGAAGACAAAGGATATCATTGTGATCGTCCTGAGtgtcagtgttgtggtggtgacTGCCATCGCTCTGATCTTCTACAG GCAGAACATGAAGGAACGTCAAAACCAAAAGAGGTGGTCCCACATCAGCCCAGACCTGATTACTCCGCTGGATGGGAAAGAGTTAAGCCTGGTCTCACTGAAG ATCGATGAAGACAACAGGAAGGACAGCTGTTACCAGATTCACAGGGCTCGCTATGACAAAAAG CCCGTgatcctgaaggagctgcaacaCACAGATGGCAACTTCAGTGAGATCCAGAGGATTGAGCTCAACACT cTCCTGCGTATTGACTACTACAACCTGACCAAGTTCTATGGCACAGTGAAGTTTGAGTATGGTCTGTTTGGAGTGTTTGAATTCTGTGAGAGGGGATCCCTGAGG TATGTCCTTAATGACACAATCTCCTATCCTGAAAAGACCTTCATGGACTTGGAATTCAAGATATCAGTCATGTATGACATAGCTAAG GGCATGTCCTACCTCCACTCCAGCAACATTGAGGTCCATGGCCGACTGAAGTCCTCAAACTGTGTGGTGGACAACCGAATGGTGGTCAAAATCACAGACTTTGGCTGCAACACCATCCTCAACCCCTGCAAAG ACTTGTGGACGGCTCCAGAACACCTCCGGAAGCAGGGGATCTCCCAGAAGGGGGACGTCTACAGCTTTGCCATCATCGCTCAGGAGATCATACTGAGGAAGAACCCCTTCTTCACCCAGGCCTGCTCCGACATCGCAG AGAAGCTGTACATGGTGCAGTACCCAAGTCAAACTGGCTTCTTCAGGCCAGATCTGAACTTTGAGACAGCAGCAGAAAACGAGGCGGAG CTTCACATGCTGATAAAGAACTGCTGGGAAGAGGACCCAGATAGGAGGCCAGACTTCAAGAAGATAGAGGGATCTCTGGGTAAGATATTCAG CAACCTGCACAACCAGGCTAATGAGAGCTACATGGACAACCTGATCCGTAGGCTGCAGATGTACTCCAGGAACCTGGAGCACCTGGTGGAGGAGAGAACCTCTCTGTACAAGGCTGAGAGGGACAGGGCTGACAGGCTCAACTTCCTGCTCCTGCCAGC CCCAGTGGTGCGTTCCCTGAAGGAGACGGGCAGTGTGGAACCAGAGCTGTTTGATGAGGTGACGGTCTACTTCAGCGACATCGTGGGCTTCACCACCCTGTGCCAGTACAGCACGCCCATGGAGGTGGTGGACATGCTCAATGACATCTACAAGAACTTTGACAGGATCCTGGACCACCATGATGTATACAAG gTGGAGACGATCGGTGATGCGTACATGGTGGCGTCGGGGTTGCCGCGGCGCAATGGCAACCGGCACGCAGTAGACATCGCCCACATGGCCCTGGACATCCTAGCTTTCGTAGGGACCTTCCAGCTCCAACACCTACCGGGCATACCCCTGTGGATCCGCATCGGGGTGCACTCAG GGCCGTGTGCGGCGGGTGTGGTGGGGAACAAGATGCCACGTTACTGTCTGTTTGGAGACACGGTCAACACTGCCTCACGCATGGAGTCCACAGGCCTGC CACTAAGAATCCATGTCAGCCAGTCCACCATAAACATCCTCCAACGGACAGACTGCAAGTTTGAGtatgagcagagaggagagaccttTCTGAAG GGTAAAGGCAATGAGATGACATACTGGTTAACAGGGGTGACAGGGACAGAATACAACCTGCCAACGCCCCCGACAGC GGAGAACTTCCAGAGGCTACAGCAGGATCTGTCTGAGATGATCGTGTCCAGCCTGGAGAACAGAGGGCCAGGGACCAATGGCATGGAGAAGAGGAAGACCCTCTCCACCAGAgtcaggaggagggagaccaaTGGGAGCCAGGAGGACGGCCTGCCAGAGTACCTGCACCTAGCCATCACAGACATTCCCAGCACCTACCTGTAG
- the LOC110538365 gene encoding heat-stable enterotoxin receptor isoform X2, producing MLNSHCFLCVGVLFVALVESRMLDKCMKSKPKYTMNVVLLEDQTSDWSLRFVKVAVLQAIEADRQLNMAAGLNTNLTANFNGFNTTLYKRRGCGSSTCEGVEILKSLHTKGEVGCAMLGPSCTFATFFMVDVEIGLTLTIPIISAGSFGLSCDYKANLSRLLPPARKISNFFVHFWNFTRHGLKMHWGRAYVYKKADQTEDCFWYINALEAPSVQFAMSILREMLRSKKELKKAIQSENRHSNVFILCGTPDDITTIKNETTIPPEIVFILIDIYNHGYHTNMTANPSMDNVLVLTLPERQYNNTVVYNSTKLNDYVAGYHDGVLLFGHVLRQRLTSELRGRATQPTTTELTDVNPFRNVSFQGMGGHYVLDENGDRDVNFSVIYTSTIDKQYKTLFVFDTSINETRVEDNTPSLPWPGSQLPDDKPINPNDLKTKDIIVIVLSVSVVVVTAIALIFYRQNMKERQNQKRWSHISPDLITPLDGKELSLVSLKIDEDNRKDSCYQIHRARYDKKPVILKELQHTDGNFSEIQRIELNTLLRIDYYNLTKFYGTVKFEYGLFGVFEFCERGSLRYVLNDTISYPEKTFMDLEFKISVMYDIAKGMSYLHSSNIEVHGRLKSSNCVVDNRMVVKITDFGCNTILNPCKDLWTAPEHLRKQGISQKGDVYSFAIIAQEIILRKNPFFTQACSDIAEKLYMVQYPSQTGFFRPDLNFETAAENEAELHMLIKNCWEEDPDRRPDFKKIEGSLGKIFSPVVRSLKETGSVEPELFDEVTVYFSDIVGFTTLCQYSTPMEVVDMLNDIYKNFDRILDHHDVYKVETIGDAYMVASGLPRRNGNRHAVDIAHMALDILAFVGTFQLQHLPGIPLWIRIGVHSGPCAAGVVGNKMPRYCLFGDTVNTASRMESTGLPLRIHVSQSTINILQRTDCKFEYEQRGETFLKGKGNEMTYWLTGVTGTEYNLPTPPTAENFQRLQQDLSEMIVSSLENRGPGTNGMEKRKTLSTRVRRRETNGSQEDGLPEYLHLAITDIPSTYL from the exons ATGCTGAATTCACATTGTTTTCTTTGCGTGGGAGTCTTATTTGTGGCTCTTGTTGAGAGCCGAATGCTGGACAAGTGCATGAAATCCAAACCCAAATACACCATGAACGTTGTACTTTTGGAGGATCAAACCTCAGACTGGAGCCTCAGGTTTGTAAAGGTTGCAGTGTTGCAAGCAATTGAAGCGGACAGGCAACTGAACATGGCAGCAG GTTTGAACACCAATTTAACGGCCAATTTCAATGGGTTTAACACCACGCTGTACAAACGAAGGGGCTGTGGGAGCAGCACCTGTGAGGGAGTGGAGATACTCAAGTCCCTGCAT ACTAAAGGTGAGGTGGGATGTGCCATGCTGGGACCCTCCTGTACATTTGCCACTTTCTTTATGGTGGA CGTGGAGATAGGCCTGACCCTGACTATCCCCATCATCTCCGCCGGGAGCTTCGGTCTGTCCTGTGACTACAAGGCCAACCTGTCCCGCCTGCTGCCCCCGGCACGCAAGATCTCCAACTTCTTTGTCCACTTCTGGAACTTCACCAGACATGGTCTGAAGATGCACTGGGGGAGGGCTTATGTCTACAAGAAGGCAGACCAAACTGAAGACTGTTTTTG GTACATCAATGCTCTGGAGGCACCCTCGGTCCAGTTTGCTATGTCAATCTTAAGAGAGATGCTACGCAGCAAGAAAGAGCTAAAGAAAGCTATTCAGTCTGAAAACAGACACAGCAACG TATTTATTCTCTGTGGAACCCCAGATGACATCACCACTATAAAGAACGAAACAACGATTCCCCCAGAAATTGTCTTCATCCTCATCGATATCTATAA CCATGGGTATCACACTAACATGACTGCCAACCCAAGCATGGACAATGTTCTGGTGCTCACCTTGCCTGAgagacaatacaacaacacagtagTTTACAACAGCACG AAGTTAAATGACTATGTGGCGGGGTACCATGACGGTGTGTTGCTCTTTGGCCATGTGCTGAGGCAGAggttgaccagtgagctgagaggcAGAGCAACACAGCCCACCACCACAGAGCTCACCGATGTAAACCCCTTCAGGAATGTCTCTTTTCAAG gtaTGGGGGGACACTACGTGCTggatgagaatggggacagggACGTGAACTTCTCTGTGATTTACACATCCACCATCGATAAACAG TACAAAACTCTGTTTGTGTTTGATACTTCCATAAATGAGACCAGAGTGGAGGACAACACCCCCTCACTGCCCTGGCCCGGGTCCCAACTGCCAGATGACAAGCCAATCAACCCTAACG ATCTGAAGACAAAGGATATCATTGTGATCGTCCTGAGtgtcagtgttgtggtggtgacTGCCATCGCTCTGATCTTCTACAG GCAGAACATGAAGGAACGTCAAAACCAAAAGAGGTGGTCCCACATCAGCCCAGACCTGATTACTCCGCTGGATGGGAAAGAGTTAAGCCTGGTCTCACTGAAG ATCGATGAAGACAACAGGAAGGACAGCTGTTACCAGATTCACAGGGCTCGCTATGACAAAAAG CCCGTgatcctgaaggagctgcaacaCACAGATGGCAACTTCAGTGAGATCCAGAGGATTGAGCTCAACACT cTCCTGCGTATTGACTACTACAACCTGACCAAGTTCTATGGCACAGTGAAGTTTGAGTATGGTCTGTTTGGAGTGTTTGAATTCTGTGAGAGGGGATCCCTGAGG TATGTCCTTAATGACACAATCTCCTATCCTGAAAAGACCTTCATGGACTTGGAATTCAAGATATCAGTCATGTATGACATAGCTAAG GGCATGTCCTACCTCCACTCCAGCAACATTGAGGTCCATGGCCGACTGAAGTCCTCAAACTGTGTGGTGGACAACCGAATGGTGGTCAAAATCACAGACTTTGGCTGCAACACCATCCTCAACCCCTGCAAAG ACTTGTGGACGGCTCCAGAACACCTCCGGAAGCAGGGGATCTCCCAGAAGGGGGACGTCTACAGCTTTGCCATCATCGCTCAGGAGATCATACTGAGGAAGAACCCCTTCTTCACCCAGGCCTGCTCCGACATCGCAG AGAAGCTGTACATGGTGCAGTACCCAAGTCAAACTGGCTTCTTCAGGCCAGATCTGAACTTTGAGACAGCAGCAGAAAACGAGGCGGAG CTTCACATGCTGATAAAGAACTGCTGGGAAGAGGACCCAGATAGGAGGCCAGACTTCAAGAAGATAGAGGGATCTCTGGGTAAGATATTCAG CCCAGTGGTGCGTTCCCTGAAGGAGACGGGCAGTGTGGAACCAGAGCTGTTTGATGAGGTGACGGTCTACTTCAGCGACATCGTGGGCTTCACCACCCTGTGCCAGTACAGCACGCCCATGGAGGTGGTGGACATGCTCAATGACATCTACAAGAACTTTGACAGGATCCTGGACCACCATGATGTATACAAG gTGGAGACGATCGGTGATGCGTACATGGTGGCGTCGGGGTTGCCGCGGCGCAATGGCAACCGGCACGCAGTAGACATCGCCCACATGGCCCTGGACATCCTAGCTTTCGTAGGGACCTTCCAGCTCCAACACCTACCGGGCATACCCCTGTGGATCCGCATCGGGGTGCACTCAG GGCCGTGTGCGGCGGGTGTGGTGGGGAACAAGATGCCACGTTACTGTCTGTTTGGAGACACGGTCAACACTGCCTCACGCATGGAGTCCACAGGCCTGC CACTAAGAATCCATGTCAGCCAGTCCACCATAAACATCCTCCAACGGACAGACTGCAAGTTTGAGtatgagcagagaggagagaccttTCTGAAG GGTAAAGGCAATGAGATGACATACTGGTTAACAGGGGTGACAGGGACAGAATACAACCTGCCAACGCCCCCGACAGC GGAGAACTTCCAGAGGCTACAGCAGGATCTGTCTGAGATGATCGTGTCCAGCCTGGAGAACAGAGGGCCAGGGACCAATGGCATGGAGAAGAGGAAGACCCTCTCCACCAGAgtcaggaggagggagaccaaTGGGAGCCAGGAGGACGGCCTGCCAGAGTACCTGCACCTAGCCATCACAGACATTCCCAGCACCTACCTGTAG